In the Lascolabacillus massiliensis genome, one interval contains:
- a CDS encoding DUF6266 family protein, which translates to MGKIDINSLGISGKIGPIIAYVTKTGKQVFKKYVVPKDPRTEKQLASRMRFGLANSAASPLNKALKRSFSNQANAYRKTVSQILKNAIQGEYPDYSVDYSRIKIAEGELESLPGVTMSCDIESATASFKWDGEFNSSSHREGAVDKVNFICLNETISKAKSFIDCALRQNGNAEINLSDIISSKRDKLHFWVYLTSTDGRNSAGYYAGSS; encoded by the coding sequence ATGGGAAAAATCGATATTAACAGTTTGGGTATTTCCGGGAAGATAGGACCAATTATTGCATATGTTACTAAAACCGGAAAACAGGTATTTAAAAAATATGTCGTGCCCAAAGATCCGAGAACTGAGAAACAGCTGGCATCGAGAATGAGGTTTGGACTTGCCAACAGTGCGGCATCACCTCTCAATAAAGCATTAAAACGAAGTTTCAGCAATCAGGCAAATGCATACAGGAAAACGGTCTCCCAAATCCTGAAGAATGCTATACAGGGTGAGTATCCCGACTATAGCGTTGACTACAGCAGGATAAAGATTGCAGAGGGAGAACTTGAGTCACTTCCGGGCGTGACAATGAGCTGCGATATTGAATCGGCCACAGCATCATTCAAATGGGATGGAGAGTTTAACAGCAGCTCCCACAGGGAAGGAGCAGTTGACAAGGTGAATTTTATCTGTCTTAATGAAACTATATCGAAAGCAAAAAGCTTTATAGACTGCGCTCTGCGTCAAAATGGTAATGCAGAGATTAATCTTAGCGACATAATAAGCAGCAAAAGAGATAAATTGCACTTCTGGGTTTACCTCACATCGACAGATGGGAGGAATTCGGCAGGATACTATGCAGGAAGCAGTTAG
- a CDS encoding helix-turn-helix domain-containing protein: protein MNYRSYLAQDVRHLEVKFKDGTKTNLKTSSNNKIVVMKVLPRAKNPFVVSVYENYSNGITAAELAEKCGYECFRTFQRHFKKHFGDTTYNWIFRTKMEDVSSLVLNTDLQMSEIAKKFKFKSPAHLTNAYKRQFGVCPQKHREQEGLS from the coding sequence ATGAATTATAGAAGTTATCTGGCACAAGATGTCAGGCACCTGGAGGTGAAATTTAAAGATGGTACCAAGACTAACTTGAAGACGTCGTCCAACAATAAAATTGTTGTGATGAAGGTTTTACCCCGGGCAAAGAATCCTTTCGTTGTATCGGTTTACGAGAATTACTCAAACGGAATTACAGCTGCTGAGCTGGCTGAAAAGTGTGGTTATGAGTGTTTCAGGACTTTCCAGCGTCACTTTAAGAAGCATTTTGGTGACACAACTTATAACTGGATCTTTAGGACTAAAATGGAGGATGTTTCTTCTCTGGTCTTAAATACAGATCTGCAGATGTCGGAAATCGCAAAAAAGTTCAAATTTAAAAGTCCCGCTCACCTGACTAACGCTTATAAGAGACAGTTTGGAGTTTGTCCCCAGAAACACCGTGAACAGGAGGGTTTGAGCTGA
- a CDS encoding NAD(P)/FAD-dependent oxidoreductase, with the protein MKLRTPEAFWLLKNGILKSYPSLESDINCDIAVIGGGITGSLISHALLKAGYDTVVIDKRDIGTGSTAATTSMLQYEIDTPMVKLAEMIGPEGAVSCYNAGIDSINILNDLVKTENLDAGFEMKRSLQVAHSKEAVKDLESEYEYRKKYGLNVEWLSPDTIKRNYKMESFPGILSEEGASIDAFMFAHELFRKNSERGLRVFDHTSIKKINYGSPVTIITEEGYKVVCKRVVFCTGFETFRMFKKRYANIISTFACVSEQNINLYDELKDILIWDTDLPYIYMRTTDDRRLLVGGEDVPFRNGEIRDKIKDRKAVRLQEKLRRLFPTIYFKEDYNWTGAFGTTKDGLPYIGEHPDFKNAIFVLGLGGNGITFSVQGMNLVLKILAGEYDPLLYYYRFNR; encoded by the coding sequence CGTACACCTGAAGCTTTTTGGTTATTAAAAAACGGGATATTGAAGAGTTATCCTTCGTTGGAAAGTGATATTAATTGCGATATTGCTGTTATCGGTGGTGGTATCACCGGATCGCTTATCAGTCACGCCTTGCTGAAAGCGGGGTATGATACGGTGGTTATCGACAAGCGTGATATTGGTACGGGGAGTACTGCTGCTACTACCTCTATGCTGCAGTATGAGATTGATACACCGATGGTTAAATTGGCGGAGATGATTGGACCCGAAGGGGCGGTTTCATGTTACAATGCCGGTATTGATTCAATAAATATTCTGAATGATTTAGTTAAAACCGAAAATCTTGATGCCGGTTTCGAAATGAAGAGATCTTTGCAGGTTGCTCATAGTAAGGAGGCTGTAAAGGATCTGGAGAGTGAGTATGAGTATCGGAAGAAGTATGGACTGAATGTTGAATGGCTTTCCCCTGATACTATAAAGAGAAATTATAAGATGGAGTCTTTTCCCGGAATCCTTTCTGAAGAGGGTGCATCGATAGATGCGTTTATGTTTGCTCATGAACTGTTTCGTAAAAATAGCGAAAGGGGATTGCGTGTGTTTGATCATACATCGATCAAGAAAATAAACTATGGTTCTCCTGTTACAATAATTACTGAAGAGGGTTATAAAGTGGTGTGCAAACGGGTTGTTTTCTGTACTGGCTTTGAAACATTCAGGATGTTCAAAAAAAGATATGCAAATATAATTAGTACTTTCGCCTGTGTGAGCGAGCAGAATATTAACCTATATGATGAGTTGAAGGATATATTGATCTGGGATACCGATTTGCCATATATTTATATGCGTACTACTGATGACAGGCGACTGCTGGTGGGTGGTGAGGATGTGCCTTTCAGAAATGGTGAGATTCGTGATAAGATAAAGGACCGGAAAGCAGTGAGGCTTCAGGAGAAATTGAGGAGGTTGTTCCCGACTATCTATTTTAAGGAGGATTATAATTGGACGGGTGCTTTTGGTACAACTAAAGATGGTTTGCCTTACATTGGTGAGCATCCTGATTTTAAAAATGCAATTTTTGTACTGGGACTGGGTGGTAATGGTATCACTTTCTCTGTTCAGGGGATGAATCTGGTTCTTAAAATTCTTGCGGGGGAGTATGATCCTCTGTTGTATTATTACAGATTTAACCGTTGA